Below is a genomic region from Loxodonta africana isolate mLoxAfr1 chromosome Y, mLoxAfr1.hap2, whole genome shotgun sequence.
AGTCAGAAGGGTCTTCGTTAGGCCAACATATTTtccattcactaaatgctaacagaaaaagatgagtggaaagtctcttgtgttctgtttgattggcttatgtgaaagtttccctaaaagatcttttccaagattgtcctagttATTGTCTTTGTATCTCAGGGCCCAATTGATATgttcttgtgagtccttgtgtGTCCTTGTAAGTCCTTATGAGTCCATCTCCAGctggtcacattctctatgcccaaggacagggaataacggctccaatattatttcctaagtcACATTAAAAGGCTCGAAAGAAAATAGTTGCCTTTTGGCCTTGTGAATAAGCTGCAAAAGAAAATTCTCTTTAATTGAGGCAAGACACACTCGTCTGTCCCCCACTGGGATATTTTTTGTCTGTGAAAAACTTGGAGCCAGCCAAATTCCATTATTCAGCCTCATATTTTGATACATAACACTgtcttcaggagccctggtggcgcagtggttaaagggtTCGGCTGGTAACTGAAgtctcagcagttcaaacccaccgtcCACTCTTCggtagaaagatgaggcagtctgcttccacaaagatgacagacttgaaaatcctgtggggcagttctattctgtcctatagggttgctatgagtcagaattgactcaacggcaacgggtttggtatttttggtttaacgtGGTTGTCAGCTATGGGTAGATGGTCTTCCTTGGAGGtgatagatattatcctatcactgagagcgtCATACTtaagggtagatcttgaaatgttctttttgacaatgaacgcaatgccatccctcttcaatctgtcattcctggTGTAGTAGACTGCTGGCCCactgccctggagcagtcaagcAATGAatcgtactccaagtcagaaacaGAGACAGTTTTTTTTGGAAGTGACACAAACGGACAGTCCAGCggcaacacaggctgtctttaTGGAGCCCTGAAAGGCAAGTtcacattagagcttatatatggCTGTTACAACAGTTAGAAGTGTCCTTTTGGCACATAGCCCACAGATGGCATGGTGAGATCGGTTATTCTTTACAAGATAATTACGAGAGACTATCAGACTGAAGAGATACATGCGGGACCGACATCTCTCTGTCAGGCTTAAGATAAACATGCCAGACATCTGGGCTCTGATCTCCACGTggggggttgtaagtcacaggtggctggacagaacaaaacaaagtcattagcaAAAGTATgcagaaaggagaaggcaggcaggaaaaaccttataggttcatcatggtgctagttatgtcaagctctcaattgtccattttgaaaaggagaaaacacatTGCACAGTATTAGGGTCACATAGACCATATGATGGTCGGATTCaacatggccaataccagtccatttcagctcactcatgcctGCGATATGGATCTTGATGTGttccacatattttggacatgttaccaggagagacGGCAGTGGGTGGTACCAGGAGAGACCAgaccctagagaagaacatcatacttggtaataAGGTAGAGCATGAGCGAAAATGAGGAATACCCTcgacgaggtgaattgacacagtagttccaagaatggtctcaagcatagcaacgattgtgaggatggcgcgtgaccgggcaatgtttcattctgttggacgtagggttgctctgagttggaactgacttggcggcACCTGACAACCACATGGGTAGATATTGTCCTACATGCCTTGTACCTAAACACTTACAGGTGTGCAGTTGTGAGGTTGGCTTTCTGAATAGCCTCACAAtaggtgatgcaaatggctaaggactcaactactagccctaacgttagaggttccagtccacccagaggcacctcggaagaaaggcctggcaacttacttctgaaaggtcatagccttgaaaaccctatggatcccagttTTATTCTGGCACACGTGggtccatgagtcggaatcaactggatagcaactaGGACAGGTGTACTGCTCTGGGTGGAAGGGCGAGGAACTCTCTGCTACTCTCCCTGTGAGCACGTGGCCCCTTTCCTGCCCTGCCCATTGCAGGTGGGGACAGGTGAGAACAGGTGAGTCTCTGTTCCTTCCCTTCTACCTGTGCCCTCTGGCACCTTCCTCTGGCTGCCCCAGGAAGAGGGTGGAGGAGGTAGTctgcctctcctccttcctcacccTCTGATTTCATCTCCTACACAGCCTGGTCCACTGGAAAGGCGACACCGAATCTGGAAACCGAGTTTGCCGCAAGATGAGGTGAGAGTTTGTTTCATGACTCCCTCCCTTATCAGGGAGGTGGTGAGGACTTGCTTAAAATGATTCAATACCGTGATTTCACAAGCAGACAGCCTTGAGGACAAAGTCCTGTCTCTATTGCTCTTTGGACAAATTAAACTCAACTTCAGTtgactctggagccctggtggcatagtggttaagtgctatggctgctaaccaaaaggtcggcagttcgaatctaccaggcactccttggaaactctatgggccagttctgccttgtcctatagggtcactatgagtcactatgagtcgactcaatggcaatgcgtttTTTCAGTCAATTGTAGGGTACTGCAACTGcacttttaatctttttttttcttagcttatTTTGAGATCATTGTGGATTCATATGCAGATACAAGACAAGATACAGAGAGATCCcatgtacccttcacccagcttcccccaatGGTAACATGGAGCAAAACTAGAGTGCAGTGTCACAACCAGGATTTTGACTTTGATACAACCACTGATCTTTATCAGATTTCCCCAGTTTTATTTGTAccctcctttgtgtgtgtgtgtatttagctCTATCCAAAATGTTTGCACGTATAGGTTCCTGAGACCACCCCCACAGTCAAGACCCAGAACAGTTTGATCGACAGGCCCCCCTGAGCCACACGTTTATAACCGCAACCTCCTCTTCTCCAACCCCGGAAACCACTAACCTGTTCCCCATTTGTATAATTTTGACGTTTCAAGAAGCAACTGCCATTTCTATAGGTCGAATATGATCCAATAGTTGCAGGCTCGGATGGTGCAGGGTAGCCTACGTTGGCAATACTCGTAACGCCCAGATGCAAAGGCTGGAAAAATTTTATGAGCCGATGCGGCTACAGTATCTGCTCAGGTGGGAGCTCCAATGAAGCTTTTGGAAATAATCATAAAAATGGCAAACCACTGACCCTCAGACGAATACAGTAGAACAAGATTTATTGATCTGATAGGTTTTAAATAAGTAGTGAccactaaacccgttgctgttgagttgattctgactcatagtgacccaataggacagaatagaactgccccacagggtttccaaggagcagggggTGGAATCAaaataccaaccttttggttagcagccaagctcttaaccactgtgccatcaggactccaatGACCTctaaaaaaacttgttgccattaagtcaattttgattccaactcatagaaaccgtataaaaaacccaaaaaatcaaacccactgccgtcgagtcgattccgactcatagcgaccctgtaggacagaatagaactgccccatagagtttccaaggagcgcctggcggacttgaactgctgactgtttggttaacagccacagctagggcagagtaaaattgcccccatagaattacggtgttggcaaagaatcttgactataccatggactgccaaaagaatggacaaatctgtcttggagcaagtacagccagaatgctccttagaagaaaggatggcgagacttcatctcacttactttgaacaggTTATCAGGACACGtcatctaatttaccaagcacgatgtccttctccagggactagtccctcctgataacatgtccaaagtacatgagatgaagtctctccattcttgcttctgaggagcattctggctgtactttggaaaagtagagggtcagcaaaaaagaggaaggccctcaataagatggattggcacagtaggtgcaatgatgggctcaagcgtagcaatgattgtgaggatggcacaggaccaggcagagtttcattctgttatacatagggtcactgtgagtctgaactgactcaacagaacGCAGAAATAACCTGCCAGTGGGGAACGTTGAGTTCTCATTGATAATAATATAAAATCCATCTTTAAAGCCATCCTTTCTCACCAAAATATAAGGTACCAATAAGCCAGTGAGTCCCcaaaaagatcaaagaagaatattCCCAACGGATAAATGATGTGAAATTCCGACAACTGGGTCTTGTATTGgacgttcaagtccacccaggcaccttggaagaaaggcctggaaatctacttccaaaagatcagccactgaaaactctgtggagcaaagttctactcagacacaacagtgggtctccatgagtcagagttgactcaatggtaactgctTGGTTAGTCAATGATTCAGGTAGCAAACTTCTGTTCCTCGTTGTCTTAatttatctagtgctactataacagaaacaccacaagtggatggctttaacaaacagaagtttattccctcaccatctagaaggctagaagtccaaattcaggacgccagctccaggggaaggctttctctctctgtcagctctgggggaaggtccttgccatcaatattctcctggtctaggagcttctccacacaggaaccccaggtccaaagggtgtgctttacttctggcactactttcttggtgggatgacatccctctgtctctctgcttgcttctctcttttaccatctcaaaagagattgacttaaaacacagtctaatcttgtaacttgagtcctgcctcattaacataactgctgataatctCACCTaatgaacatcatagaggtaggatttacaacacataggaaaatcacatcagataacaaaatgttggataatcacacaataccgagaatcatggcccagtcaagttgacacacataatTTTttggagacaattcaatccataatgctcATCCTTCCCTCTAACTGCTTGCTATATTTCACAACTTTCTGCCTCATAGAGTAGGTGTATGGCTAGTAGAGtgattctggagtccctgggtggtgtaaacgattcaatgctcagctgctaaccaaaaggttggaaatttcAATGTGTCCAAAGTCACCTCAGAACAAAGTtgtagcagtctacttttgaaaaatcagtcatggaaaaccctgtgggcctcAGTtatactctgatgcacatggggccatgagtcagagttgacttgatgacagcaggTTGGTGGTTGGTTGGTGGGtgggcaggtgggtgggtgggcagtTAGTGCTTTGtttgattggttggttggttgttcaTTGTTGGTTGGTTCATTGGTTACTTGGTTGTTGGTTGGTTGATTAGTAGGTTGGTTGGTGGGCTGTTGGTTATTGGTTGCTTGGTTGGTTGTTGGTTGGTTGTTGGATGGTTGTTGGCTGGTTCGTGGTTGGTTCATTGGTTCGTGGTTGGTTGGCTTGTTGGTTAGTTGTTGGTTGGTTGTTGGCCAGTTGCTGGTTGGTTGGCTGGCTGTTGGTTGTTGGTTGGTTGTCGTTTGGTtcatggttggttggttggttggtttgtggtTGGTTGGCTGTTGGTTGGTCCATGGTTGGTTGGTgggtggttggttggttgtttcattggttgttggttggttggtgagTGGGTGATTGGTTGGTTGGTGGTTTGTTGGTTAGCTGGTTGATTGTTGGTTggttgttggctgttggctgttggttggttggttggttcctggttggttggttggcagTTGGTTGGTGGTTCGCTGGTtggttgttggttggttggtttgtggttggttggttggctgtTGGTTGGTTGGTGGCTGTTCATTGGTTggttgtttgtttggtttgtggTTGATTCCTGGTTGGTTAGTTGGTTCCTGGttggtttgttggttggttggttggctggttggtAGTTCATTGGTTGGTTGTTGGTTTGTTGGTTGGTCAGTTGGTTGGTGGCTGGTAGGTTGGTGGTTGGTTGGTTCATTGTTTTTTGGTTGGTTgttgattggttggttggttggctggttggttggttggttggttggctagTTGGGCTTGTATTTGGCTGGGCTTAGCAAAGGGAAAAGAGGAGGTGATGAAAACAGATGCCTTAGTAGGGAAGGTGGAGCTTTCCATTGCCAAATGGATCACAGAATTTGTACCCAGGCTCCTTTCCATAAAACAGCAGATGTCTACCGGCCACACACACGTTGCAAGACAAAAACAATGAGAGTGGATGTTTAAGTATGAAAATGCATATCCTTTCAGGGGCAATTTCATGAACTCAACCAGGTCATTTTCCTTGTGGTGTTGATTCATTTATTGCTTGCCCATGAAAAAAACCATCTTGAAGTGCCTCTTGGTTACACCACAGGGCTCTGTGCTGGATGTGGAGCAGTGGAAATCTCAAAAAGGTGAATGCACATGCCCAACTCCAGGGAGCAGAGAGTCACGTCACTCTGCCTACTCCCTCTGCTGTGCACAAAACACTCAAGCCCTGGAAGCTCAGAGTCAGTGCTAGCGACCTCAGTGAGTTCTGTCATTGGTGAGGAGTCAGCTGGCAGaactactcacacacacacacaataatgcATGCTTACTATGAGACATAATAAATTTCTCTAATAGTCAAAATAATACTTTACAGAGTTTTTAGAACAGATCTAGGTGGTTCTTGGCTCATCGGTGGTAAAACAAACgagtgtttctcaaccttggcacaaCTGTCAAATTGGAGCAAGAGAATGCTTAGTTGTGGGGGGCTCTCTTGCATTGGGTAGGGGGTTGAGCAACAGCTCTACTCATAAGATGCAAGCAGCCTACCtagtgttgttgttcttgttgtcactgagtctattccaactcatggtgacctcatgtgtgcagagtagaactgtgctccaaagggttttcaaggctgcagccttcagaagtagatcacaaggcctttcttctgaggcatctttgggtggcttccaacctccaatctttcagctaggaGTCCCATGCATAGCCATTTATGCAACCCAGGGTGCACACTGCCAGGCTCACCCTCACCCAACAGAGCAGCAGGCCCCCATTCAGGACTGAATCACCAGCTGAGGGTTCAGATGTGTGGGAGCTGGGCTGAAGCGTGGGTggggaggggcagagaggggCCCTTGCACCCAGGTGGAAGTCCCAGGGGGTACCAGATGAGGCCTGGAGTGACATTCCAAGGTACCAAGAGTATCAAAGGCACCTGACTGAGACAGTTGGACAAGAAGCagggaagtgtttctgctgacaTGTTACAGCTGTCAATGTctgttcatcttgaaattggggggCCCAACTTAGAGATTGCCTCTGGGCACTAGTTACCCTTGCTACACCCTGAACCTCATCACCAAGTCCTGGCAATGAAAAATAtctccaaaccctttgccatcaagtcaattctgctgcatgggaccctacaggatggagtagaactgcccccatagggtttccaaagagcagctggtggattcaaactgtcagccttttggttagcagccaagctcttaaccacggcaccaccagggctccaaaacgtATCTCCAGTTATTGCCAAATGTCTCCTTTGTACAGGATCATTTCCAGCTTAGACCCATGACCTTAGATCACTTTGTCTCTGAGCTCATAAATACTGAAAATGATACGGACTAATAATATATCAAAGTATGTAGACCATGCCTGGCATAAGGCAAgttatcaataaatatttattgttattaCAAAGGAAGTCTAGTTAagagaagtccctggatggtacctGCACAGGATCAGATGCAAGTATACATGGGACCTTCCTGATGCTGGTGGTGGAATAAAGATATTGTGGTtatagtggccatctaagatgcatcagttggtcccaacccacttggagcaaaggagagtgaagaacaccaaagacacaaggaaaatattagcccaagagacaaaagggccacataaaccagagactccatcagcctgagaccagaagaactagatggtgcccagctaccagcaatgactatcctgacagggaacacaacagagtccctgacagagcaggagaaacgtgtagagcagaactcaaattcacataaaaggaccagacttaatggtctgactgaactgGAGGCGCCCCcgaagtcatggcccccagatgctctgttaactcagaactaaaatcattcccaaaacTCAGTCTTCAGacaagattagactgaactataaaacataaaataatgctcACAAAGAGTGTGCGTCCTAGTtaaagcagatacatgagacaaaATGGGTAGCTCATGTCCGGAggaagaatgagaaggcaggaagggacaggaaacctgaggtggaaaggggaagtgtgctgtcacgttatagggattgcaaccagtgtcacataacaatacctgtgtaaatttttatatgagaagttaacgtgagctgtaaactttcacctaaagcacaattaaaaaaaaaaataaagacattgtGGTTATGTaggtcggttttttttttttttttaggtcaaatCTTTGTGATTATGAGAATTAAGCATAGATACTACAGAGTTCTTATAAGGTGGACCAGAATCTAAGACCTGGGACAGAAGAGTGAAAACCCATGAATCCTGAAGAGGGGAAGGACGATGCACGGAGTAATTAAAACTCCAGTGTGCGACCATATCCCTAAATGCTGGATCCAGGTAGAAAAGACAACCTGTGCTCCACGGGGATACTCGTGGAAATTCAGGAAAAGGGAAACCACAGCAGCCCAGAGAGCCTCCCAACTCGCTATCCTCTGTTGTCAGTTCTTAAGCCCATGAGGAGTACTTTAGGGATGAAGATAGTGTTGACCCCAATAtcacccagcatgttttctcctttttcaaaatgggcagctgagagcttaacataaccaaggccatgataaacctataagttgttctaactctgcctgcctcctcacatacctctgttaatgactttgtttccaccaaatgttaatgactttgttctgtgttttaaactgatgcaaataaccttttgttctatctagactacctgtggcatacaacccccacaggaaagttggagcccaggtatccGGTATGTATGTCTTCAGCCTAGTAAAGAAATGTCTGACAGGGAACAACGAAGACAcctgtaacccttgtaagattctctataagctctaatgtaaaactgctctttgggactccatagagacagcctgtgttgctgctgggccCCTGGTGATGTATTCATCTCACTCTTTCTGGCTtgaagtatgtttcattggcttgactgctccagggcatggaccctaatcGGGTAACAATAGTAAAGATAGTAGAGGACAGAATTGACTCATCTTGGAAATGGGAAAATTGAGCTTCAGAAACTTGCCTGAGTTTCTCCAGGTTCTTTCTAGTTCTTCATGAGTGAGGTCAGATAACCTGTAATTTATACAAAGACCCTCACCAAAATGGGAAGCAGAAATGGGAAACAAACAGGCTGAACACGGGAGAGGAGGACTCAATTCCAGAGAATTAAAAGGTCTCTTCAAATTACCTAAGGTCCTCCATCCACTGATGAATGTGCACTTGGTTGCTCCTCCTCCCACCTACCACCCTGCCCCATCCACCTCCAAACCAAGACACATGTTGGCAAGAaggacctttcctgattttagaaggGGGCTCCTTCCTCAGTGTACATCAACAAGGCTAACACAGGCTCCATTCATTGTTGTTGTCAatattagttaccatcaagttgattctgaatcaactTGTATCAGGGTaggattgtgctccacagggttttcaaggctgttttttttaatctttacaggagcagatcaccaggcctttcttccaaggcacctctgggtgattttcaattgccaacctttcagctagtagtagagcGCGTAAACATTTGGGTCACCCAAGAACTtctttgtaataataataaacatttattgataaCTTGCCCTGTGCAATGCAtggtcctgttgttgttaggtgctgttgagtcaattctgacccacagagaccctacgtacaacagaatgaaacactgcctggtcctgctccagcctcacaatagttgttatgcttgagcccacggtTGCCGCCACTATGTCAATTCTTGTCCTtatgggtcttcctttttttccccttaccaagcatgatgtccttttccagggactggcccctcttgataacatgcccaaagtgtgtgagaggaagtctgaccattcttgcttccaaggcacattttggctgtactttaaATGTATTGCTTCATTTTAACACTCACAGAAACCCTTCCAGGACAGCGCCCtaactctccctcccctctcccctcctctcagGCTTGAAGTAATTCGAGCCTCTGAAATATGTCCCGCCTCCTTGGCCCATGGCCACCCCCAATTCTTCAGCCTGGAAATAGAAACTTCTGAGAAATCGAAACTACTGAGAGAAGTGAGGCCAGGAAGCTAAACCTCTCACGCAAGACCCTCATCTACTGCTGGACGTCTCAGGAAACCATGAACCACACTTCTCAACACTTCTTCACTCGCGCAGGTACCAGCCTCTCTCCAGCCTACGAGATGCTCAAAGAGGAACATGAGGTGGAAATGTTGGGGGCTCCCCACTGCTCGGTGCCCCCTGGCCCCGTGGCGCCCGTGACATCCACCGTGATCAACATCCGCAGTGATACCTCGGTGCCGGATCATATCGTCTGGTCCCTCTTCAACACGATCTGTATAAACTGCTTCTGCCTAGGGTTTGTGGCCTTCGCCTACTCCGTGaaggtgcgtgtgtgtgtgccagACACCCAGGGGATTCTCCAGGAGGGTGCACTTGGGCGCTAGGGGTGCCCTCTGCCCACTTGGTTCTGGGGCTACCaagggtgtttgtgtgtgttcttg
It encodes:
- the LOC135229049 gene encoding interferon-induced transmembrane protein 3-like, translating into MNHTSQHFFTRAGTSLSPAYEMLKEEHEVEMLGAPHCSVPPGPVAPVTSTVINIRSDTSVPDHIVWSLFNTICINCFCLGFVAFAYSVKSRDRKMVGDMIGAQSYASTAKCLNICALLFSVLVTIGFIALVASGAMISLDAISKLRQAQGGH